A stretch of the bacterium genome encodes the following:
- the corA gene encoding magnesium/cobalt transporter CorA, giving the protein MAQQKSHSHRRRRAAPSPHKAGMLPGSVVYGGHAQSTGATLRAVCYDVENYEDVLLSGPQEIPAFLAKPGVKWIDLIGLAETSTLEIIGRTLRLHPLLIEDIANTSQRTKLEEDGDQLVVFLRDFERNKETQTLEDTQVAIALGEGFIFTFNETPTSELEVIRERLRVGQGQARLNGADYLLYRMLDMLVDQYFVVLDEVNSRLESVQVRVMETPGDRNLLPDIFEARQELLHLRASILPLRDVLSALERRESPIIQPLTRAYFRDVYDHTLHVAESIDTLRELQSASLEVYLSRLSLRQNDVMRILTVISTIFLPLTFLAGIWGMNFRNMPELEWHYGYFAALGVMAVVMIIMLLFFKRRSWL; this is encoded by the coding sequence TTGGCGCAGCAGAAGTCACACTCGCATCGTCGGAGACGCGCGGCTCCCTCACCGCACAAGGCAGGAATGCTGCCCGGCAGCGTCGTGTATGGCGGTCATGCTCAGTCTACGGGAGCTACCTTGCGCGCGGTGTGCTATGACGTCGAGAATTATGAAGACGTCTTGCTTTCCGGACCGCAGGAGATTCCCGCTTTTCTGGCAAAGCCGGGAGTGAAGTGGATTGATTTGATTGGGTTGGCCGAGACGAGCACGCTGGAGATAATCGGTCGCACGTTGCGTCTGCACCCGCTGCTGATTGAAGACATTGCCAATACCAGCCAGCGCACAAAACTTGAAGAGGACGGCGACCAACTCGTCGTCTTTCTGCGGGACTTCGAGCGCAACAAAGAGACTCAGACTCTCGAAGACACGCAGGTCGCGATTGCGCTCGGGGAAGGATTTATTTTCACCTTCAATGAGACGCCGACGAGCGAACTCGAAGTCATCCGCGAGCGGCTGCGCGTAGGACAGGGTCAGGCGCGGTTGAACGGCGCGGACTATCTGCTCTACCGCATGCTTGACATGCTGGTTGACCAGTACTTCGTCGTGCTGGATGAAGTGAACAGCCGGCTCGAGTCCGTACAGGTTCGTGTGATGGAGACGCCGGGCGATCGCAACCTCCTTCCGGACATCTTCGAGGCACGGCAGGAACTATTGCATCTGCGCGCGAGTATACTTCCCCTGCGCGACGTACTGAGCGCGCTGGAGCGTCGCGAATCTCCGATTATACAACCATTGACGCGCGCTTACTTCCGTGACGTGTATGACCATACGTTGCACGTCGCCGAATCCATTGACACACTGCGCGAACTGCAATCCGCCTCGCTCGAGGTTTATCTCTCGCGGCTGTCCCTGCGGCAGAACGATGTCATGCGCATTCTGACGGTCATCTCGACCATCTTCCTGCCGCTGACTTTTCTGGCCGGCATATGGGGCATGAATTTTCGGAACATGCCTGAACTCGAGTGGCACTACGGCTACTTCGCCGCGCTCGGGGTCATGGCCGTCGTTATGATTATAATGCTGCTCTTCTTCAAGCGACGATCATGGCTTTAG
- a CDS encoding S9 family peptidase, with the protein MPKSLAVSPDGKQAAYTRSWIDEAKNKSFANLHLLNLTTGKTRQWTFGDHTDRNPVWSRDGKRLTFFRHEKGEDRIYCLHMDGGAPELLWKGRGSLAGMEWACGDTCLVVKFRKADPDPEAEKAIAEGKEPEGKAPIVRRITRLSYRLDGAGFFPQDRFHFYKLELASKSWSQLTRGQADDGAFAVSADGTILAYVTNSHRDPDQHPYDNDIIFLNLKSGKRKMYPGPQGEKSTLSFSPDGKWLVYLGHHNKKDAWGVEPIHPWRVDLRNGKLKNLTPNFDRQAEDLSLSDIGFDFESSRVTWSRDCKSIFYPISDRGDVAIVRTPVAGGEPKKFWAAAGQAPIYDLKNNTMVVVHAGFRALGDLHICEDVSKKGARFRKLLTHNHGYLNSIEMSKVQEVRVPSTDGARVHTFVFTPPNFSPRKKYPAIVYIHGGPRTQYARVFFHEMHFLAAQGYVVVCPNPRGSQGYGRAWAESIVAAWGTKDWEDVQAVTDWISEQKYVLRNRIAICGGSYGGYMTNWALGHTRRYRCGVTDRSVVELKTFAGSSDIGYFDHMEFGGFYWQNPEGYTTMSPLTYAENIKDPLLIVHSENDQRCAIEQAEQLFVALKVRGRTVEFLRFPEESHGLSRGGRPDRRVVRMEAYLEWFNRYLKK; encoded by the coding sequence ATGCCCAAGTCCCTTGCGGTGTCGCCCGACGGCAAGCAGGCTGCATACACGCGCTCGTGGATTGACGAAGCGAAGAACAAATCTTTCGCAAATCTGCATCTTCTGAACCTAACGACAGGCAAGACACGGCAATGGACCTTCGGTGATCACACCGACCGTAATCCGGTCTGGTCGCGCGATGGCAAGAGATTGACCTTCTTCCGCCACGAAAAGGGGGAAGACAGAATATACTGTCTGCATATGGACGGCGGTGCGCCGGAGCTATTGTGGAAGGGGCGCGGTTCACTGGCCGGAATGGAATGGGCGTGCGGAGACACCTGTTTGGTCGTAAAATTCCGCAAAGCCGATCCCGATCCCGAAGCCGAGAAGGCCATCGCAGAAGGCAAAGAACCGGAAGGCAAGGCTCCGATTGTGCGCCGGATTACACGGCTCTCCTACCGTTTGGACGGCGCAGGTTTCTTCCCGCAGGACCGCTTCCATTTCTACAAGCTTGAACTTGCATCCAAGTCATGGTCACAGTTGACGCGCGGGCAGGCCGATGACGGAGCCTTTGCGGTGTCTGCGGATGGAACGATCCTCGCCTACGTGACAAATTCCCACCGTGACCCCGATCAGCATCCGTACGACAATGACATTATCTTTTTGAATCTGAAAAGCGGAAAACGCAAGATGTATCCCGGTCCGCAAGGCGAAAAGAGCACCTTGAGTTTTTCGCCGGACGGCAAGTGGCTGGTCTATCTGGGACATCATAATAAGAAAGACGCATGGGGAGTTGAGCCGATTCATCCGTGGCGCGTGGACTTGCGCAACGGCAAACTCAAGAATCTCACACCCAACTTCGACCGTCAAGCCGAAGATTTGTCGCTCTCGGACATCGGATTTGATTTTGAATCATCGCGCGTAACGTGGAGCCGCGACTGCAAGAGCATCTTCTATCCGATCTCGGATCGCGGCGACGTGGCCATTGTGCGCACTCCGGTTGCGGGCGGTGAGCCAAAGAAGTTCTGGGCCGCCGCCGGACAAGCTCCAATCTATGATCTGAAGAATAACACGATGGTCGTCGTGCATGCGGGCTTTCGCGCGCTGGGCGACCTGCACATCTGCGAAGACGTCTCCAAAAAGGGCGCGCGCTTCCGCAAACTGCTGACTCACAATCACGGATATCTCAATTCGATCGAGATGTCGAAGGTTCAGGAAGTCCGCGTGCCCTCGACCGACGGCGCAAGAGTGCACACCTTCGTTTTTACGCCGCCCAACTTTTCGCCGCGCAAGAAGTATCCTGCGATCGTCTACATTCACGGCGGCCCGCGCACTCAATACGCTCGCGTGTTCTTCCACGAAATGCACTTTCTCGCTGCGCAGGGCTACGTCGTGGTCTGTCCCAATCCGCGCGGAAGTCAGGGCTACGGACGCGCGTGGGCCGAATCCATCGTCGCGGCATGGGGCACAAAAGACTGGGAGGATGTGCAGGCGGTGACGGACTGGATATCGGAACAAAAATACGTCTTGCGCAACCGCATCGCTATTTGCGGCGGAAGCTACGGCGGTTATATGACCAATTGGGCTCTCGGCCACACGCGCCGTTATCGCTGCGGAGTCACCGACCGTTCGGTCGTCGAACTGAAGACTTTCGCCGGTTCATCGGACATCGGATACTTCGACCACATGGAGTTCGGCGGATTCTATTGGCAGAATCCGGAAGGCTACACCACCATGTCCCCGCTCACGTATGCCGAGAATATCAAAGACCCGCTGCTGATTGTCCATAGCGAAAACGACCAGCGCTGCGCGATTGAGCAGGCCGAGCAGCTGTTCGTTGCATTGAAGGTGCGCGGCCGCACCGTGGAATTCCTGCGCTTTCCCGAAGAGTCGCACGGGTTGTCGCGCGGCGGACGTCCGGACAGGCGCGTCGTGCGCATGGAGGCCTATCTTGAGTGGTTCAACAGGTATCTCAAGAAGTGA
- a CDS encoding DNA-3-methyladenine glycosylase I yields the protein MIAYHDTEWGVPVHDDRKHFEYLILDAFQAGLSWRTILHKRENFRKAFANFDYKKVAKFGDKEFERLMNDAGIVRNRLKILAAIQNARALLEVQKEFGSFDAYIWQFTKGKQLVNKFKSMSELPAKTAVSDAMSKDMLKRGFKFVGSTICYAYMQAAGMVNDHAVSCFRHKECAALAKK from the coding sequence ATGATTGCCTACCATGACACCGAGTGGGGCGTGCCGGTGCATGACGACCGCAAGCACTTCGAGTATCTTATTCTCGATGCCTTTCAAGCCGGACTTTCGTGGCGCACGATTCTCCACAAGCGGGAGAATTTCCGCAAAGCTTTCGCCAATTTTGACTACAAGAAGGTCGCGAAGTTCGGGGACAAGGAGTTCGAGCGGCTCATGAATGACGCGGGCATCGTGCGCAACCGCCTGAAGATTCTCGCCGCGATTCAGAATGCGCGCGCCCTGCTGGAAGTGCAGAAGGAGTTCGGCAGCTTCGACGCCTACATCTGGCAGTTCACGAAGGGCAAACAACTCGTGAACAAATTCAAGTCCATGTCCGAGCTTCCTGCCAAGACCGCCGTGTCGGACGCGATGAGCAAAGATATGTTGAAGCGCGGATTCAAGTTTGTCGGCTCCACCATTTGCTACGCCTACATGCAGGCCGCAGGCATGGTCAATGACCACGCCGTGAGCTGTTTCAGACACAAGGAATGCGCGGCGCTGGCGAAGAAATGA
- a CDS encoding NAD(P)H-dependent oxidoreductase, translating to MKIALIPGSLRAGSYNRKLIAVAEGLLNAHGVSTDLLDLKKFPVPPYDGDLEAMSGLPETVINLKSRIAEASAVVISSPEYSGGIPGMLKNVLDWTSRGGKSPWVGKVVLLMGVSDGPWGTNRMLPAFRHSMSIMGAFVLPQTVTIPYAGKVWSDDGTLLDDTLPPRVDKVLERLLEFTKKMTG from the coding sequence ATGAAGATCGCATTGATACCCGGCTCCTTGCGAGCCGGTTCTTACAATAGGAAACTGATAGCTGTCGCGGAAGGGCTGCTGAACGCGCACGGCGTGTCGACAGACTTGCTGGACTTGAAGAAATTTCCGGTTCCCCCCTATGATGGCGACCTCGAAGCTATGAGCGGACTGCCCGAAACAGTCATAAATCTGAAATCACGCATCGCCGAAGCGAGCGCCGTCGTCATCTCAAGCCCCGAATACAGCGGCGGCATTCCGGGAATGCTGAAGAACGTTCTCGATTGGACGTCGCGCGGCGGCAAGAGTCCGTGGGTGGGAAAGGTCGTGCTGTTGATGGGAGTCAGTGACGGACCGTGGGGCACGAACCGCATGCTGCCGGCTTTCAGGCATTCCATGTCCATCATGGGCGCATTCGTCCTGCCGCAGACCGTGACGATTCCCTACGCGGGAAAAGTCTGGAGTGATGACGGCACGCTGCTCGACGATACGCTTCCTCCTCGCGTGGACAAAGTGCTCGAGCGGCTGCTTGAGTTTACAAAGAAGATGACCGGCTAA
- a CDS encoding YcjF family protein — MQKVLRWTYRIVLFLAAVVILTVLRELVLWFQFFREFGMWAAWLYVGAAAALVAYFVVLPLWRIFTLPSFGMPLNAPTDRQKRQALERRGRLLGLTRHDVKQRSDAELMEHIQREVAARRPEADALRRKYVTAVFIGTAASQSAVIDLFLVVSAALKLTWKTLQLYGARVPLHDTLAILKDIAISGAVGASELAETGSNLLVQIFMKGGAKLPGLNIITESAADGFVNGYLVCRIGLVTENYCTIAYTDASAHWKPSAKAVSRTLTDVLQESRDQILKSFGPVYGGAVNLFLGWLKTEVDPAEDRQEESKNYLNKLTEFINKWRSGPETT, encoded by the coding sequence ATGCAGAAAGTCCTTCGCTGGACATACAGAATTGTTCTCTTTCTTGCGGCAGTCGTTATTCTGACTGTCTTGCGCGAGCTTGTGCTGTGGTTTCAGTTCTTCCGCGAATTCGGCATGTGGGCGGCCTGGCTGTATGTCGGAGCCGCAGCCGCACTGGTCGCCTACTTCGTCGTCCTTCCGCTTTGGCGAATCTTCACACTCCCCAGTTTCGGGATGCCGCTGAATGCCCCGACCGACCGTCAGAAACGGCAGGCTCTCGAGCGGCGCGGCAGATTACTCGGGCTGACGCGCCACGATGTCAAGCAGCGCAGTGACGCGGAGTTGATGGAACATATTCAGCGTGAAGTTGCGGCTCGCAGACCCGAAGCGGACGCCTTGCGCAGGAAATACGTCACTGCGGTGTTCATCGGCACGGCCGCATCGCAAAGTGCCGTCATTGACCTCTTTCTGGTCGTTTCGGCGGCATTGAAACTGACGTGGAAAACTCTGCAGCTCTACGGCGCTCGCGTCCCGCTGCACGACACACTCGCGATTCTCAAAGATATTGCCATCAGCGGTGCGGTCGGAGCGAGCGAACTTGCGGAAACGGGAAGCAATCTGCTCGTCCAGATTTTTATGAAAGGCGGAGCGAAGCTGCCGGGACTGAATATCATCACGGAGTCGGCGGCGGACGGATTCGTGAACGGCTATCTCGTCTGCCGTATCGGACTGGTCACCGAAAATTATTGCACGATTGCCTACACAGACGCCTCGGCGCACTGGAAACCCTCAGCCAAAGCGGTGTCTCGAACGCTCACCGATGTGTTGCAGGAGTCGCGCGACCAAATCTTGAAGTCCTTCGGCCCCGTCTATGGAGGAGCCGTCAATCTCTTCCTCGGCTGGCTGAAAACGGAAGTAGATCCTGCGGAAGACCGGCAGGAAGAATCAAAAAACTATCTTAACAAACTCACAGAATTTATTAACAAGTGGCGATCCGGACCAGAGACAACATAA
- the typA gene encoding translational GTPase TypA: protein MRTRDNIRNVAIIAHVDHGKTTLVDAMLHQAGVFRENQHVAERVMDKLDLEREKGITILSKNTTIKWQNNLINILDTPGHSDFGGQVQRVLRMVDGCLLLVDASEGPLPQTRYVLSNALELGLSPIVVINKIDRPDARIGQVLDEVLELFLDLDASEEQCHFPVVYTNAKIGTATLDLSTEGENLMPLFRLIFDKVPPPQYDDAAPLQLQITTLDYSDYVGRIGIGRIANGTIKQGEQVVLIKNDGAKSQAKVAQLYIYDGLARVDAKSAWAGEIVALAGLENMDIGDTVTSITDPRPLPPLKIDEPTLEMVFSVNTSPFAGREGQYVTTRQIRDRLFKEIQGNPALRVEDAENMDGYRVYGRGELQMAILIETMRREGYEMNVGRPRVLFKNIGGQKMEPYESVLMDCPEEFVGVVTSTLGMRRGRMTHMTDHATGWVRLTFEIPMRGLIGIRPILLTMTRGTAIMNSHFLDYRPVEGDVTQRATGVLVADREGRVTAYALNSLQDRGEVFVAPGTHVYEGMVCGENSRDNDLVVNIVREKKLTNMRASGSDENYKIAPPRPMSLEEAIAFINDDELVEVTPQSIRLRKIYLKEEERKQAAKRAALATA from the coding sequence ATCCGGACCAGAGACAACATAAGAAACGTCGCGATTATCGCGCACGTCGACCACGGCAAGACCACGCTCGTCGATGCGATGCTGCATCAGGCGGGGGTCTTTCGCGAAAATCAGCACGTCGCCGAGCGTGTGATGGACAAGCTCGACCTCGAGCGCGAAAAGGGCATCACGATTCTTTCCAAGAACACCACCATCAAGTGGCAGAATAACCTCATCAACATTCTGGATACGCCGGGCCACTCCGACTTCGGCGGTCAGGTGCAGCGCGTGCTTAGAATGGTCGACGGCTGCCTGCTGCTCGTGGATGCCAGTGAAGGCCCGCTTCCGCAGACAAGATATGTGCTTTCCAACGCGCTCGAACTCGGGCTGTCCCCCATCGTGGTCATCAATAAGATTGACCGACCCGACGCGCGCATCGGGCAGGTGCTCGACGAAGTGCTCGAACTCTTTCTCGATTTGGATGCCAGCGAAGAGCAGTGTCACTTTCCCGTCGTTTACACCAACGCCAAGATCGGCACCGCGACGCTCGATCTGAGCACGGAAGGCGAGAACTTGATGCCGCTCTTCCGCTTGATCTTCGATAAAGTCCCGCCGCCGCAATACGATGATGCCGCTCCGCTTCAATTGCAAATCACGACGCTCGACTACAGCGACTACGTGGGCCGTATCGGCATCGGACGTATCGCCAACGGAACCATCAAGCAGGGAGAGCAGGTCGTCCTGATCAAGAATGACGGTGCCAAGTCTCAGGCGAAAGTCGCGCAACTCTACATCTATGACGGGTTGGCCCGCGTGGACGCCAAGAGTGCGTGGGCGGGTGAAATCGTCGCGCTCGCCGGTCTGGAAAATATGGACATCGGCGACACCGTGACCTCCATCACCGATCCGCGCCCGCTTCCGCCGTTGAAGATTGACGAGCCGACGCTCGAAATGGTGTTCAGCGTCAACACGTCGCCGTTTGCAGGTCGTGAAGGCCAGTATGTCACCACGCGCCAGATTCGCGACCGGCTCTTCAAGGAGATTCAGGGTAATCCCGCACTGCGCGTCGAAGACGCCGAAAACATGGACGGCTACCGCGTCTACGGGCGCGGGGAATTGCAGATGGCCATTCTGATTGAAACCATGCGCCGCGAAGGCTACGAGATGAATGTCGGACGGCCGCGTGTGCTCTTCAAGAACATCGGCGGCCAAAAGATGGAACCCTACGAAAGCGTCTTGATGGACTGCCCCGAGGAATTCGTCGGCGTCGTCACCAGCACGCTCGGGATGCGCCGCGGCCGTATGACACACATGACCGACCACGCCACCGGCTGGGTGCGGCTGACCTTTGAAATTCCCATGCGCGGTTTAATCGGCATTCGTCCGATTCTGCTCACCATGACGCGCGGAACGGCCATCATGAATTCGCATTTTCTTGACTATCGTCCGGTGGAAGGCGACGTCACGCAGCGCGCGACCGGCGTGCTGGTCGCCGACCGTGAAGGCCGCGTCACGGCGTATGCGCTGAACAGCTTGCAGGATCGCGGCGAAGTCTTCGTCGCACCCGGCACGCACGTCTATGAGGGCATGGTCTGCGGTGAAAACTCGCGCGACAACGACCTCGTCGTGAACATCGTGCGCGAAAAGAAACTGACCAATATGCGCGCTTCGGGCAGCGATGAGAATTACAAGATCGCCCCGCCGCGGCCGATGTCGCTGGAAGAAGCTATTGCCTTCATCAACGACGACGAGTTGGTCGAAGTCACTCCGCAGTCCATTCGCCTGCGCAAGATTTATCTGAAGGAAGAAGAGCGCAAGCAGGCGGCCAAGCGCGCCGCCCTCGCCACGGCTTAG
- a CDS encoding ABC transporter permease, with the protein MKRIWHLARKDLAIFLTDPVAIGLTFVVPMVMILVFGFVFGGQGKGGLSELRVLVVNQDSGKAGERFVKALNALDELQLLEKAGKDTVKLDSSRAASLVQKGSYSVALVLPESFTEGIKNGEIRAQILEDPRDPVTAGVLLGLMQKTSFETFPMLMPSAMMSGMFDSTSTFGFNQDLAAAIEKNLGVQLPESGRTFQEMLPEEMLLGESDSAADSGGFNMGAAFDKVNQIQRTQVVGQQVVNPSVSHTTAGTAVMFMLFGVGAIAASLLREMNYGTATRLLLMGATAGEILLSKLLYAVTLGSVQLFAMMIYGWLIFSLQIWEHLLPMLVMIVVCAVVMSSVGLIISALSRTEEQASGIQVVIILSMSAIGGAMFPSFMLPDFIRTLSQVTPVYWAMQGFNDIFWRDQGLAGIALECGVCLAMGALMTAIAVLIFRRRLATELG; encoded by the coding sequence TGGTGATGATTCTGGTGTTCGGGTTTGTGTTCGGAGGGCAGGGGAAGGGCGGACTTAGTGAGTTGAGAGTGCTCGTGGTCAACCAAGACTCGGGCAAGGCGGGAGAGAGATTTGTCAAGGCCTTGAACGCGCTCGATGAACTTCAACTGCTGGAGAAAGCAGGCAAAGACACGGTGAAGCTTGACAGCTCACGCGCGGCGTCGCTCGTGCAGAAAGGCAGTTACTCGGTCGCGTTGGTGCTTCCGGAGAGTTTCACTGAGGGGATTAAGAACGGCGAGATTCGTGCGCAGATTCTGGAAGATCCCCGCGATCCGGTGACGGCGGGAGTGCTCTTAGGGTTGATGCAGAAGACGTCATTCGAGACGTTTCCGATGCTGATGCCGTCGGCGATGATGTCGGGGATGTTCGATTCGACTTCGACGTTCGGTTTCAATCAGGACCTTGCAGCGGCGATTGAGAAGAATCTCGGTGTGCAGCTGCCGGAGAGCGGAAGAACGTTTCAGGAGATGCTGCCCGAAGAGATGCTGCTGGGTGAAAGCGATTCGGCGGCGGACAGCGGCGGCTTCAACATGGGTGCGGCGTTTGACAAAGTGAATCAGATTCAGCGCACGCAGGTGGTCGGTCAGCAGGTGGTCAATCCGTCTGTGTCGCATACGACCGCGGGAACGGCCGTGATGTTCATGCTGTTCGGAGTTGGCGCGATTGCGGCGTCGCTGCTGCGCGAGATGAACTACGGCACGGCGACGCGGCTGCTGCTGATGGGCGCGACCGCAGGAGAAATCCTGCTCTCGAAGCTGCTGTATGCTGTCACGCTGGGCAGCGTGCAGCTTTTTGCGATGATGATTTACGGCTGGCTGATTTTCAGTCTCCAGATTTGGGAACACCTGCTGCCGATGCTCGTGATGATTGTCGTGTGCGCGGTGGTGATGAGCAGCGTGGGACTGATTATCTCGGCGCTGTCGCGCACCGAAGAACAGGCAAGCGGGATTCAGGTGGTGATCATTCTCAGCATGTCGGCGATCGGCGGTGCGATGTTTCCGAGTTTCATGCTGCCGGATTTCATCCGGACGCTCAGTCAGGTGACGCCGGTGTATTGGGCCATGCAGGGATTCAACGATATTTTCTGGCGGGATCAGGGGCTGGCGGGCATTGCGCTGGAATGCGGAGTTTGTTTAGCGATGGGTGCGCTGATGACCGCGATTGCCGTACTGATCTTCAGGCGGAGACTGGCGACAGAGCTGGGCTAA